From Bacteroidia bacterium, the proteins below share one genomic window:
- a CDS encoding slipin family protein: MRIFKKQYQVKPNTVGFLYRDNIFEQKLTSGYYEIWDWKNRTELFTLPETSKLLTITNQEVLTKDNVALRFSFNVIYKIIDGQKFLGKFTLDKQIYAIIQEAEQRIFNIVQLYIRNKIADLDSESLNEKRNELTDFKTEEMEKEISEFGITIEQAKLRDLTFPKSIQDLFAKHLEAKIRAKSELENARTAVATARALKNASDLMKDNENIKFFQIIETITKIAEKGKHTFMIGDINQLAKK; encoded by the coding sequence ATGAGAATATTCAAAAAACAATATCAAGTAAAACCAAACACAGTTGGCTTTTTGTATAGGGACAACATTTTTGAGCAAAAACTAACTTCAGGCTATTACGAAATCTGGGATTGGAAAAACAGAACAGAATTATTTACACTTCCCGAAACATCAAAACTCTTGACAATCACGAATCAAGAGGTACTGACAAAAGATAATGTTGCTTTGCGTTTTTCATTTAACGTAATTTACAAAATAATAGATGGCCAAAAGTTTCTGGGCAAATTTACTCTTGACAAACAGATTTATGCAATTATACAAGAAGCCGAACAACGGATTTTCAATATAGTTCAACTATACATCCGTAACAAAATAGCTGATTTGGATAGTGAATCATTAAACGAAAAACGAAACGAACTTACCGACTTCAAAACCGAAGAGATGGAAAAAGAAATTTCTGAATTTGGAATAACGATTGAACAAGCAAAACTACGTGATTTGACTTTTCCAAAATCTATTCAAGACTTATTTGCAAAACATTTGGAAGCCAAAATCAGAGCAAAATCTGAACTTGAAAATGCACGAACAGCCGTTGCCACAGCAAGAGCACTAAAAAACGCCTCTGACCTGATGAAAGATAACGAAAATATTAAATTCTTCCAAATCATTGAAACAATTACGAAAATTGCAGAAAAAGGAAAGCATACTTTTATGATTGGAGACATTAACCAATTGGCAAAAAAATAA
- the odhB gene encoding 2-oxoglutarate dehydrogenase complex dihydrolipoyllysine-residue succinyltransferase, whose protein sequence is MVLEMKVPSPGESITEVTIGSWLKKEGDYVEQDEILAEIESDKAMLTLNAEVAGSLKILVSAGTTVKVGDTVCSIDTSAAKTVSKTTENHITTNPENTSVESNANGSYTQNLPSVSAQKMINEQNIDTSTLQGTGRGGRITKTDIIEQGKPKVVVVDVPNKEKSIEKPAAISSDLRAQRSEKMSQLRKRLAQRLVSVKNETAMLTTFNEVDMSGIMDLRAKYKELFKTKHDIGLGFMSFFTKAVTIALADFPVVNAQIQGDEILFSDYADVGIAVSTERGLVVPILRNTELMSLADIEKTIISLANKARAGKLSIDEMTGGTFTITNGGVFGSLLSTPIINPPQSAILGMHNIVERPVAVEGQVVIRPMMYIALSYDHRIIDGKDSVSFLVRVKQLLEDPARILLGV, encoded by the coding sequence ATGGTACTTGAAATGAAAGTCCCCAGCCCGGGTGAGTCCATTACTGAGGTAACAATAGGTTCATGGCTAAAAAAAGAGGGTGATTATGTGGAGCAAGACGAGATTTTGGCTGAAATAGAATCAGATAAAGCAATGCTTACGCTGAATGCAGAAGTAGCCGGATCACTGAAAATATTAGTTTCTGCCGGAACTACGGTTAAGGTAGGTGATACAGTCTGCTCTATTGATACTTCCGCTGCAAAAACAGTATCAAAAACTACCGAGAATCACATTACAACAAATCCAGAAAATACTTCGGTAGAGTCTAACGCTAACGGCTCCTATACCCAAAATTTACCTTCTGTTTCTGCTCAAAAAATGATAAATGAGCAAAATATAGATACATCTACTCTTCAAGGCACAGGAAGGGGAGGCCGCATTACCAAAACGGATATTATTGAGCAAGGTAAACCCAAAGTGGTCGTGGTAGATGTTCCCAACAAAGAAAAAAGCATCGAGAAACCGGCTGCTATTAGTTCAGACCTCAGAGCGCAACGTAGTGAAAAAATGAGCCAATTACGTAAACGGCTCGCGCAACGCCTCGTTTCCGTAAAAAATGAAACCGCAATGCTTACTACCTTTAATGAAGTAGATATGAGCGGCATTATGGACTTACGGGCAAAATACAAAGAATTATTTAAAACAAAGCATGATATTGGCTTAGGATTTATGTCATTCTTTACCAAAGCAGTAACGATAGCTTTGGCAGACTTTCCCGTAGTAAATGCACAGATTCAAGGAGACGAAATCTTGTTTTCTGATTATGCAGACGTAGGAATTGCTGTAAGTACAGAAAGAGGGCTTGTAGTACCAATACTCCGAAATACAGAGTTAATGTCTTTAGCAGATATTGAAAAAACAATCATCAGCTTAGCCAATAAAGCACGTGCCGGCAAATTAAGTATTGATGAAATGACCGGCGGCACTTTCACTATTACCAATGGTGGTGTATTCGGCTCTTTATTATCAACGCCAATCATCAATCCGCCACAAAGCGCGATTTTGGGTATGCACAATATTGTAGAACGCCCGGTAGCCGTTGAAGGACAAGTAGTTATACGCCCAATGATGTATATTGCTCTTTCCTATGACCATAGAATTATTGACGGGAAAGACTCCGTAAGTTTCCTCGTTCGCGTTAAGCAACTCTTAGAAGATCCCGCCAGAATACTATTAGGCGTTTAA
- a CDS encoding MoxR family ATPase, with translation MNELYKSDTEAAQELTNKFKALKKEIAQVIIGQEAIIDKLLIALFCKGHVLLVGVPGLAKTLLISTVSQTLKLNFSRIQFTPDLMPGDILGTEILEIDKESGNRYFKFVHGPIFTNMLLADEINRTPPKTQAALLEAMQENKVTIAGQQHLLSQPFFVLATQNPIEQEGTYPLPEAQLDRFMFNLVLDYPSFQEEVNIVKATTTLNQPQVSSVLNAAEIIAFQQLVRKVPVPDNVIEYSVRLVNKTRKGNSEAPAWVSDLILWGAGPRASQYLILGAKAHAVLHGRYSPDIEDVKAVALPVLRHRIVPSFNAEADAISADELVRRLLV, from the coding sequence ATGAACGAATTATATAAATCAGATACCGAAGCTGCCCAAGAACTTACCAACAAGTTTAAAGCACTCAAAAAAGAAATTGCCCAAGTTATCATTGGCCAAGAAGCGATAATAGATAAACTGCTAATTGCCTTATTTTGTAAAGGCCATGTATTATTAGTAGGAGTTCCAGGATTAGCTAAAACTCTTTTAATCAGTACAGTATCTCAAACATTAAAGTTGAATTTTAGCCGAATTCAATTTACTCCGGATTTAATGCCGGGAGATATTTTGGGAACAGAAATATTGGAAATTGACAAAGAGAGTGGTAATAGATACTTTAAATTTGTTCATGGCCCTATTTTTACCAATATGCTGTTGGCGGATGAGATAAACCGGACTCCACCTAAAACGCAGGCTGCTTTGCTGGAAGCGATGCAGGAAAATAAAGTAACTATAGCCGGCCAGCAGCACCTCTTAAGCCAGCCGTTTTTTGTGTTAGCCACCCAAAACCCGATAGAGCAGGAGGGTACTTATCCACTGCCGGAAGCCCAGTTAGACCGGTTTATGTTTAATTTGGTACTTGATTATCCCTCTTTCCAGGAAGAAGTCAATATCGTTAAAGCGACTACTACCCTTAACCAACCGCAGGTTTCTTCGGTTTTAAATGCAGCAGAAATTATAGCATTTCAGCAACTGGTTAGAAAAGTACCTGTTCCGGATAATGTTATAGAATACAGTGTGCGGTTAGTGAATAAAACTCGAAAAGGAAATAGCGAAGCACCTGCATGGGTTTCTGACCTGATTTTGTGGGGCGCAGGACCAAGAGCCTCCCAATATCTTATCTTGGGCGCAAAAGCCCATGCCGTATTGCATGGTAGATACTCTCCTGATATTGAAGATGTTAAGGCGGTCGCACTACCAGTATTGAGGCATAGAATAGTACCGAGTTTTAATGCAGAAGCTGATGCAATTTCAGCAGACGAATTGGTACGCAGATTACTCGTTTAA
- a CDS encoding menaquinone biosynthesis protein — MIRIAAVSYLNTRPFLAGIEAKLDKSLYSIQTEVPAKCAQLLENDVVDIALIPVGSMPDFEELRLMSNYCIGADGFVDSVLLCSRKPLEEAQTVFMDPSSRTSNGLAKILFHHYWKKKVAFKDVTNYFDQVADNVAVVIIGDTALQVRDSFENIYDLAYIWKEWCSLPFVFAVWAYKPQNERIKDNISKIAEAFDYGINHLDSVAQTCSAEFNMPTDEIAEYFKYSINYRLTQEHKEGLNRYLQELCALENLTLPKYIFEY, encoded by the coding sequence ATGATACGAATTGCTGCTGTTTCTTACCTAAATACACGCCCTTTTTTAGCCGGTATTGAAGCAAAATTAGATAAATCATTATATTCAATACAAACAGAAGTTCCTGCTAAATGTGCGCAACTACTTGAAAATGATGTAGTTGATATAGCCCTAATACCAGTTGGCTCAATGCCGGATTTTGAAGAGTTGAGGTTGATGTCAAACTACTGCATTGGTGCAGATGGTTTTGTGGATTCGGTGCTGCTTTGCTCCCGAAAACCCCTTGAAGAAGCCCAAACTGTTTTTATGGACCCAAGTTCCCGTACCTCAAACGGTTTGGCCAAAATATTATTTCATCACTATTGGAAAAAAAAAGTAGCCTTTAAAGATGTTACAAATTATTTTGATCAAGTAGCTGATAATGTAGCTGTTGTAATCATTGGAGATACTGCTTTGCAAGTAAGAGATTCATTTGAAAATATTTATGACTTAGCCTACATCTGGAAAGAATGGTGCTCTCTGCCCTTTGTATTTGCTGTTTGGGCATACAAACCACAAAACGAACGTATCAAAGATAATATTTCAAAGATTGCTGAAGCATTTGACTATGGAATTAACCATTTAGATTCAGTAGCTCAAACTTGCTCGGCAGAGTTTAATATGCCTACAGACGAAATCGCTGAGTATTTTAAATACTCGATAAATTATCGGCTAACCCAAGAACATAAAGAAGGGTTAAACCGATATTTACAAGAGCTGTGCGCTCTCGAAAACCTAACTTTGCCAAAGTATATTTTTGAATATTAA
- the bshC gene encoding bacillithiol biosynthesis cysteine-adding enzyme BshC, with protein sequence MEGSFKSIAQNFLAKEIDLQEFVSEKQFLESKNQFDIFPKYSTGLRQKLVSTIRKQYGELELPKTLSVLEQADCYTVTTGHQLCLNGGPLFVLYKILHTIALANELTQKNPQKPVVPIFWMATEDHDIQEVNHFFLNYSQKVQYSQSENTGGVGDILFDPQEIPAEYQPFLHPKFQQKKHWKTNFRELIHHYFNSLGLIIIDANDRTLKQEIIPYLTDDLKNHSSFYFINETNSLLSKYGYPIQAFARKVNWFYLAENKRIRIEHNTDSFQAENFKSWNNIHNLLQEVQEYPENFSPNVLLRPVYQQVILPNLAYIGGWGEIAYWLQLKRLFSHWNVHFPILLPRFSGFLYTQAQRKSWEDSGLPFEDIFLPNAELRKKIAMKLYDNEQVKLNFNNLLLQAEQFSQGLVEQSLLADATQKSFLVTLNKHFTHWEKKFWKRLYPKNRQLFESLFDLKNQIQPDGFTQERTLNWVYLTTLYPDLIPKIQENIGLFDGKPIQIELLTSK encoded by the coding sequence ATGGAAGGCTCTTTTAAATCCATAGCACAAAACTTTTTAGCAAAAGAAATTGATTTACAAGAATTTGTATCTGAAAAGCAGTTTTTAGAATCCAAAAATCAATTTGATATTTTTCCGAAGTATTCTACTGGCCTCCGCCAAAAATTAGTTTCTACCATCCGAAAACAGTATGGAGAATTAGAGCTACCCAAAACATTATCTGTTTTAGAACAGGCTGATTGCTATACAGTTACAACAGGACATCAGCTTTGCTTAAATGGTGGCCCCTTGTTTGTTTTATACAAAATACTGCATACAATAGCATTAGCAAATGAATTAACCCAAAAAAATCCCCAAAAACCAGTTGTTCCGATTTTTTGGATGGCAACAGAAGACCATGATATTCAAGAAGTTAATCATTTTTTTTTAAATTACTCCCAAAAAGTTCAATATTCTCAATCCGAAAATACCGGAGGTGTGGGCGATATTTTGTTTGACCCGCAAGAAATTCCGGCAGAATATCAGCCTTTTTTACATCCAAAATTTCAACAAAAAAAACACTGGAAAACCAATTTCCGTGAACTGATACACCACTATTTCAACTCGTTGGGCTTAATCATTATTGACGCTAACGACCGAACCCTCAAGCAGGAAATTATCCCTTATCTTACGGATGATTTAAAAAATCATTCTTCATTTTATTTTATCAATGAAACAAACAGCCTTCTGTCTAAATATGGTTATCCAATTCAGGCTTTTGCCCGAAAAGTAAATTGGTTTTACTTAGCTGAAAATAAACGTATTAGAATTGAGCATAATACAGATTCCTTTCAGGCAGAAAACTTTAAATCGTGGAATAATATTCATAATTTATTACAAGAAGTTCAAGAATATCCCGAAAATTTCAGCCCTAATGTTTTGTTAAGACCTGTTTATCAACAAGTTATACTACCAAATCTTGCGTATATCGGAGGTTGGGGAGAAATTGCTTATTGGTTACAGCTCAAAAGACTTTTTTCTCATTGGAATGTACATTTTCCGATACTTTTGCCTAGGTTTTCCGGATTTCTATACACACAAGCCCAACGAAAATCATGGGAAGATTCCGGCTTACCTTTTGAAGATATTTTTTTACCTAATGCTGAGTTGCGTAAAAAAATAGCTATGAAACTATATGATAATGAACAAGTTAAGCTGAATTTCAACAATTTATTATTACAAGCAGAGCAATTTTCACAAGGTTTGGTGGAGCAATCTTTATTGGCAGATGCAACCCAAAAGAGCTTTTTGGTTACATTAAACAAACATTTTACACATTGGGAGAAGAAATTCTGGAAAAGGCTATATCCCAAAAATCGGCAGCTATTTGAATCCTTATTTGATTTAAAAAACCAAATTCAGCCGGACGGCTTTACCCAAGAACGTACTCTAAATTGGGTTTATCTAACTACCTTATATCCAGATCTGATTCCTAAAATCCAAGAAAATATTGGTCTTTTTGACGGAAAACCTATTCAAATTGAGCTACTTACTTCTAAGTAG
- a CDS encoding YigZ family protein — protein sequence MAYALAPENLLTPKAKSESFYKEKGSKFLGFLYPVSSQVVIKECLASLRQLYPDATHICYAWRLGEFGEIIFANDDGEPAHSAGAPILRAIRSAKLNAVLIAVVRYYGGTKLGIPGLINAYQAAANIAIEQTITEPFVSKTTVEIQCTYSLESKIRSLISRYQGVVINSTHTTSVLLTAQINTQDVADFLNASPCPVTIHGRLF from the coding sequence ATGGCTTACGCTTTGGCTCCTGAAAATCTATTAACACCTAAAGCCAAGAGCGAAAGTTTTTATAAAGAAAAAGGATCTAAATTTTTAGGATTCCTGTATCCTGTTTCATCACAGGTAGTTATCAAAGAGTGTTTAGCTTCTCTGCGGCAATTGTATCCCGATGCTACGCATATTTGCTATGCGTGGCGTTTGGGGGAGTTTGGAGAAATTATTTTTGCCAACGACGATGGCGAGCCTGCCCATTCTGCTGGTGCACCAATCTTACGTGCAATTCGCTCCGCCAAACTCAATGCAGTGCTTATCGCAGTAGTTAGATACTACGGCGGAACCAAACTGGGAATCCCCGGACTCATTAACGCTTACCAAGCGGCAGCTAATATCGCTATCGAACAAACTATAACTGAACCTTTTGTCTCAAAAACAACTGTTGAAATTCAGTGTACTTACTCATTAGAAAGCAAAATCAGAAGTCTAATATCTCGTTATCAGGGAGTTGTGATAAACTCCACACACACAACATCGGTACTACTGACCGCCCAAATAAACACCCAAGATGTAGCAGACTTTCTCAACGCATCTCCTTGCCCCGTTACAATTCATGGAAGGCTCTTTTAA
- a CDS encoding PorT family protein — translation MKKVVLSLLWLIFVAANVHGQSFMYFGLRGYPQYSSILNKQDSDAGSELDYDLTIGWGAGGAIGINFTNSFGIETGIYYANQGQKYKGAFKVGNMDTTFNSHKSFSTLKIPLFFKLNTNPDGFPMFTLYAGPQYSMITNANYKVNGAETGVSIPNQPNVSFKDLYKKGTIEIAGGLGLDYWFAENMYISTHLRGEYSLEDIEDEQFKPANRSVASNLTVGFVVGLGFVLTFDNKPFGRYGLRFGS, via the coding sequence ATGAAAAAGGTAGTACTCTCGCTTTTGTGGCTCATTTTTGTAGCGGCAAACGTTCATGGGCAAAGTTTTATGTATTTTGGGTTGCGTGGCTACCCGCAATATTCTTCTATTTTGAACAAGCAAGATAGTGATGCAGGGTCAGAATTAGATTATGATCTAACAATTGGCTGGGGAGCAGGAGGTGCTATCGGAATAAACTTTACCAACTCTTTTGGTATTGAAACGGGTATTTATTACGCTAATCAAGGCCAAAAATATAAAGGTGCATTTAAAGTTGGAAATATGGATACAACATTTAACTCCCACAAGTCGTTTTCTACCTTAAAAATTCCTTTATTTTTTAAACTGAATACAAATCCGGACGGTTTTCCTATGTTTACGTTGTATGCCGGGCCGCAATATTCTATGATAACCAACGCTAATTACAAAGTAAATGGAGCAGAAACAGGTGTAAGCATTCCCAACCAACCCAATGTTTCATTTAAAGACCTCTACAAAAAAGGAACTATCGAAATTGCCGGTGGCTTAGGATTAGATTATTGGTTTGCAGAGAATATGTATATCAGCACTCATTTACGAGGTGAATATTCTCTTGAAGATATTGAAGATGAGCAGTTTAAACCGGCTAATCGTAGTGTAGCCAGTAATTTAACGGTAGGTTTTGTGGTAGGGTTGGGCTTTGTTTTGACATTTGACAACAAACCCTTTGGTCGTTATGGCTTACGCTTTGGCTCCTGA
- the dnaG gene encoding DNA primase has product MAYSRIPDSIVEKILQTADIVDVISRYVDLRKKGANYWGLSPFKTEKTPSFSVNPDKGIFKCFSTGKGGTMVSFVMEMESLSYPDALRLLADWYHIEVPEITTDDTEFTEAKQQELQLYALNQFASQFFVNQLQKSEGQRIGLPYWEKRGILSTTMKSFHLGYAPQEEWNELTQAALTAGYSEENLLKIGLSFRSEKTGNLIDRFRGRAIFPILNLNGKIAGFGGRILSKDSNQAKYVNSSESAIYNKSKILYGLFQARSNIKTDGFVILVEGYTDLLSLVQAGIKNVVASGGTSLTEDHARLLLRFTHQILIFFDGDEAGVKAAIRAVKILAQKGFSIKVLLLPDNHDPDSFVQLHGSERTREYIKENAEEFVDFVINSYTQKNDISNPIIRKKIIEELVELIAAIEDPVQKAIQQQYIAKKLKISEQIIASATNKFSAQQVQKRHLNVPQNQLESKLNIQTDNFYCESEIIRILIKYPNQIIEIEAESENPTHTATKIQTTVIDYVKLELSDNSFENPVLEKLRVRILFENPDKLKIKEQQLDLDWLINEDLQPDASFITELLNQKYQVSPNWKEKHHIWIPPLDQDLSKMLYKTILWLKLNKVRKLTQENQARLDELSSKSTENFEEEAILLKEEAILLKRSSELGKLSKRIAQELGTNVLPTHPKPDS; this is encoded by the coding sequence ATGGCTTATTCCAGAATTCCGGATTCTATCGTTGAAAAAATTTTACAAACTGCCGATATCGTAGATGTAATTTCAAGATATGTGGATTTGCGTAAAAAAGGTGCTAACTATTGGGGGCTTTCGCCTTTCAAAACCGAAAAAACGCCTTCTTTTTCCGTAAATCCAGATAAAGGTATTTTTAAATGCTTTAGCACAGGCAAAGGCGGTACGATGGTTTCATTTGTCATGGAAATGGAAAGTCTGAGTTATCCGGATGCCCTCCGCTTGTTAGCAGATTGGTATCATATTGAAGTGCCGGAAATAACAACAGATGATACCGAATTTACAGAGGCCAAACAGCAAGAATTACAGTTGTATGCCTTAAATCAGTTTGCCAGCCAGTTTTTTGTTAATCAATTACAAAAGTCTGAGGGTCAGCGTATTGGATTACCTTATTGGGAAAAAAGAGGCATTTTATCTACCACCATGAAGTCGTTTCACTTAGGATACGCACCCCAAGAAGAATGGAACGAACTTACACAGGCAGCCTTAACAGCCGGATATTCAGAGGAAAATTTATTAAAAATAGGGCTATCCTTTCGTTCTGAAAAAACAGGAAATCTAATTGACCGGTTTAGAGGAAGAGCTATTTTCCCAATATTAAACTTAAATGGCAAAATAGCCGGCTTTGGCGGCAGAATATTATCTAAAGATTCCAATCAAGCAAAATATGTTAATTCATCTGAATCAGCTATTTACAATAAATCTAAGATTTTATATGGCTTATTTCAGGCTCGTTCAAATATCAAAACAGATGGATTTGTAATCTTGGTAGAAGGTTATACAGATTTACTTTCTCTGGTGCAAGCTGGTATCAAAAATGTAGTTGCTTCCGGTGGAACTTCTTTAACCGAAGACCACGCCCGTTTGCTATTGCGGTTTACACACCAAATCCTGATTTTCTTTGACGGTGATGAAGCCGGTGTTAAAGCAGCTATCCGAGCAGTAAAAATATTAGCCCAAAAGGGATTTAGTATCAAAGTCTTACTACTTCCGGATAACCATGACCCAGATTCATTTGTGCAGCTTCATGGCAGTGAACGAACCCGTGAATATATCAAAGAAAATGCCGAAGAGTTTGTGGACTTCGTGATTAATAGCTACACCCAGAAAAACGACATTTCCAACCCAATCATCCGAAAAAAAATAATAGAAGAATTGGTGGAGTTGATAGCTGCAATAGAAGATCCTGTTCAAAAAGCTATCCAACAGCAATATATAGCTAAAAAACTCAAAATATCAGAGCAAATTATCGCCTCTGCAACCAATAAATTCTCTGCCCAGCAAGTTCAAAAAAGACATCTAAATGTTCCCCAAAATCAACTTGAATCAAAACTGAATATTCAAACAGATAACTTTTACTGTGAAAGTGAAATTATCCGAATTTTGATAAAATACCCCAACCAAATAATCGAAATAGAAGCCGAATCCGAAAACCCAACCCATACGGCTACCAAAATCCAAACCACAGTAATTGATTATGTCAAACTTGAACTTTCTGATAACTCGTTTGAAAACCCTGTTTTAGAAAAACTTAGAGTCCGAATCTTATTTGAAAACCCGGATAAACTTAAGATAAAAGAACAACAGTTAGATCTTGACTGGTTGATAAATGAGGATTTACAGCCGGATGCTTCTTTCATAACGGAATTATTAAATCAGAAATACCAAGTAAGCCCAAACTGGAAGGAAAAACATCATATTTGGATACCTCCACTTGACCAAGATTTATCCAAAATGCTGTATAAAACAATTCTCTGGCTGAAATTAAACAAAGTCAGGAAATTAACACAAGAAAATCAAGCCCGTTTAGATGAGCTATCCTCAAAATCAACCGAAAATTTTGAAGAAGAAGCTATATTATTAAAAGAAGAAGCTATATTATTAAAACGCAGTTCAGAACTTGGTAAACTCTCTAAAAGAATCGCACAAGAGTTAGGTACGAATGTATTACCTACCCACCCAAAGCCAGATAGCTGA
- a CDS encoding DUF58 domain-containing protein, whose protein sequence is MALLGTRYLDPVTISRLKNIEIKARMIVEGFLMGLHKSPFHGFSVEFAEHRPYNPGEPLRNIDWKIFGKTERLYTKRYEEETNLRCQVILDTSDSMRYPQNGISKLEYGAYLAASLQYLMQLQKDASGLALFDSQITFYHPPRVKPTALLPMLAKLEQVVQEKNVFTHRTATEDVLHQLAQKINRRSVVVLISDLFSQNPNFEALFPALQHLRHQKDEVIIFQLLEFDTEFMFNFPDQPLIIKDLETGEELNVVPQQIRQAYQEQMKSRQQLIRKKCLEYQIDYVEVDIQKPFDRALQEYFIRRQSLIRR, encoded by the coding sequence ATGGCGTTATTAGGGACTCGTTATCTTGATCCGGTAACGATAAGCCGTCTCAAGAATATTGAGATTAAGGCCAGAATGATTGTGGAAGGCTTCTTAATGGGGTTACACAAAAGTCCTTTTCATGGTTTTTCGGTAGAGTTTGCAGAGCACCGTCCTTATAATCCCGGAGAACCACTGCGAAATATTGACTGGAAAATTTTCGGAAAAACAGAACGGCTTTATACCAAACGCTACGAAGAAGAAACAAATTTACGCTGCCAAGTGATTTTGGATACCAGCGATTCCATGCGCTATCCACAAAATGGAATTTCAAAATTAGAATATGGCGCGTATTTAGCCGCTTCCTTACAATATTTGATGCAATTACAAAAAGACGCTTCCGGGCTGGCACTTTTTGATAGCCAAATAACATTCTACCACCCGCCCAGAGTAAAACCAACAGCACTGCTGCCAATGCTTGCAAAACTTGAACAAGTTGTGCAAGAAAAAAATGTCTTTACCCACCGAACAGCTACCGAAGATGTTTTGCATCAACTTGCACAAAAAATCAATAGACGCTCAGTGGTTGTGTTGATTAGCGATTTATTCAGCCAGAACCCTAATTTTGAGGCATTATTTCCGGCATTGCAGCATCTGCGCCACCAAAAAGATGAAGTAATCATTTTCCAACTCTTGGAATTTGATACAGAGTTTATGTTTAACTTTCCTGATCAACCGCTAATTATCAAGGACTTAGAAACCGGCGAAGAGTTAAATGTGGTGCCGCAGCAGATTCGGCAAGCGTATCAAGAACAAATGAAAAGCCGCCAACAACTGATTCGCAAAAAATGCCTCGAATATCAAATTGATTATGTAGAAGTGGATATTCAGAAACCTTTTGATAGGGCATTACAGGAATATTTTATCCGAAGACAAAGCCTTATACGTAGATAA